A single genomic interval of Desertifilum tharense IPPAS B-1220 harbors:
- the pflA gene encoding pyruvate formate-lyase-activating protein yields the protein MTTTGKIHSVETCGTVDGPGIRFVIFTQGCPLRCLYCHNPDCRNITDGKPVTVDELIEEIQKYRSYMRFSGGGVTVTGGEPLMQPEFVREIFRRCHELGIHTALDTSGYTTLEAAKPVLDYADLVLLDIKSFNPETYFKVTHVAIQPTLDFAKYLNEIHKPAWIRFVLVPHLTDDPENMRGLAEFVAQFTNVERLEVLPFHKMGEYKWEQLGYEYQLKDTPPASSELVESAIAIFQSYGLKVAV from the coding sequence ATGACGACTACTGGAAAAATCCACTCTGTTGAAACCTGTGGAACTGTAGATGGCCCTGGAATTCGTTTTGTAATTTTTACACAAGGCTGTCCGTTACGCTGCTTATATTGCCATAATCCGGACTGTCGCAATATTACTGATGGGAAGCCCGTTACGGTTGACGAACTGATCGAGGAGATTCAAAAGTATCGTTCCTATATGCGCTTTTCGGGAGGTGGCGTTACGGTGACGGGGGGAGAACCCCTGATGCAACCGGAATTTGTGCGAGAAATCTTTCGTCGCTGCCATGAGTTGGGCATTCATACGGCTTTGGATACGTCGGGTTACACCACTTTAGAGGCGGCTAAACCCGTTCTGGACTATGCGGATCTTGTCTTACTGGATATTAAGTCGTTTAACCCAGAAACTTACTTTAAAGTCACCCACGTCGCCATTCAACCGACTTTGGACTTTGCGAAATACTTAAACGAAATTCACAAACCCGCTTGGATACGGTTTGTATTAGTTCCTCATCTAACGGACGATCCGGAGAATATGCGCGGCTTGGCTGAGTTTGTGGCACAATTCACCAATGTGGAACGCCTGGAGGTGCTACCGTTCCATAAGATGGGCGAGTACAAGTGGGAACAGTTGGGGTATGAGTATCAACTGAAGGATACTCCACCCGCATCGTCGGAGTTAGTGGAAAGCGCGATCGCGATTTTTCAAAGTTACGGCTTGAAGGTTGCCGTTTAA
- the pflB gene encoding formate C-acetyltransferase, whose protein sequence is MFEQWKTFVPGKWTNEVNVRDFIQKNYTPYEGDRDFLASATDCTQKLWHQVQELMKQEREKGILDADTKVPSTITSHAPGYINQDLEQIVGLQTDKPLKRAIMPNGGIRVVEKGLEAYGYKLDPQTKEIFTKYRKSHNDGVFDAYNRSMRLARHSGIITGLPDAYGRGRIIGDYRRVALYGIDFLIQDKKQQLAALECDVVDESVIRLSEELNEQIRALNELKQMAASYGCEIGRPAANAKEAVQWLYFGYLAAVKEQNGAAMSLGRVSTFLDIYFERDLHNGDATEVQLQEYIDHFVMKLRMVRFLRTPDYNELFSGDPTWVTECIGGLSEDSRPLVTKTSFRILHTLYNLGPAPEPNLTVLWSERLPENFKNFCAQVSADTSSIQYENDDLMRPEYGDDYGIACCVSAMRIGKQMQFFGARANLAKALLYAINGGKDEKSGEQIAPAFAPITAEYLDYDEVVAKFNLLMDWLSKLYVNTLNVIHYMHDKYAYERIEMALHDRDILRTMACGVAGLSVVADSLAAIKYAKVKVIRNEQGLVVDYAIEGDYPKFGNNDDRVDEIAVNLVRDFMNRLRKCKTYRDALPTQSILTITSNVVYGKKTGSTPDGRKAGVPFAPGANPMHGRDTKGAIAALASVAKLPYEHAQDGISYTFSIVPKALGKGETDRANNLAGLLDGYFHDGGHHVNINVLDREKLIDAMDHPELYPQLTIRVSGYAVNFIKLTREQQLDVISRTFHERF, encoded by the coding sequence ATGTTTGAACAGTGGAAAACCTTCGTTCCAGGAAAATGGACAAATGAAGTCAATGTACGCGACTTCATTCAGAAAAACTACACACCTTATGAAGGCGATCGCGACTTTTTAGCGAGTGCAACTGATTGTACCCAAAAGCTCTGGCATCAAGTTCAAGAATTGATGAAACAAGAGCGAGAAAAAGGGATTTTAGACGCCGATACGAAAGTTCCCTCAACCATTACTTCCCACGCCCCCGGCTATATCAATCAAGACCTAGAGCAAATTGTCGGCTTGCAAACCGATAAACCTCTCAAACGCGCCATTATGCCCAACGGCGGGATTCGCGTTGTTGAAAAAGGACTCGAAGCCTACGGTTACAAACTCGATCCGCAAACCAAAGAAATCTTCACCAAATATCGCAAATCTCATAACGATGGCGTCTTCGATGCCTACAATCGTTCCATGCGGTTAGCGCGTCACTCCGGCATCATTACCGGCTTACCCGATGCCTACGGTCGCGGTCGAATTATTGGCGACTATCGGCGCGTTGCCTTGTATGGCATTGACTTCTTAATTCAAGATAAAAAACAACAACTCGCCGCCCTTGAATGCGATGTTGTAGACGAATCAGTCATTCGCCTGTCTGAAGAACTTAACGAACAAATTCGGGCATTAAACGAACTCAAACAAATGGCCGCTAGCTACGGTTGCGAGATCGGCCGGCCCGCAGCGAATGCCAAAGAAGCCGTTCAATGGCTTTACTTCGGATATTTAGCCGCCGTCAAAGAACAAAATGGTGCGGCGATGTCCTTGGGACGCGTTTCCACTTTCCTAGATATTTACTTTGAACGCGACTTGCACAACGGCGACGCCACAGAAGTTCAACTGCAAGAATATATCGACCATTTCGTCATGAAATTGCGGATGGTGCGCTTCTTGCGGACGCCTGACTATAACGAACTGTTTTCCGGCGACCCCACCTGGGTGACAGAATGTATTGGCGGACTCAGCGAAGATAGTCGTCCGTTAGTCACCAAAACCAGTTTCCGCATTCTCCACACCCTATATAACCTAGGGCCTGCCCCCGAACCCAACCTGACTGTACTATGGTCAGAACGCCTGCCAGAAAACTTCAAGAACTTCTGCGCCCAAGTTTCCGCCGATACCAGTTCAATTCAATACGAAAATGACGATCTGATGCGGCCGGAATACGGCGACGACTACGGAATTGCGTGTTGCGTTTCTGCGATGCGAATTGGCAAGCAAATGCAATTTTTCGGGGCCCGCGCCAACCTCGCCAAAGCCTTACTGTATGCCATTAACGGCGGTAAGGATGAAAAATCGGGCGAACAAATTGCCCCCGCCTTTGCGCCAATTACTGCTGAATATCTCGATTATGACGAAGTGGTGGCCAAGTTTAACCTGTTGATGGATTGGCTATCGAAACTCTACGTCAACACCCTCAACGTCATCCACTATATGCATGATAAGTATGCATACGAACGCATTGAGATGGCGTTGCACGATCGCGATATTCTGCGGACAATGGCCTGCGGCGTGGCTGGGTTATCCGTAGTTGCAGACTCCCTTGCAGCCATTAAGTACGCGAAAGTCAAAGTTATCCGTAACGAACAAGGGCTAGTCGTGGATTACGCCATTGAAGGCGACTATCCTAAATTTGGGAATAATGACGATCGCGTAGACGAAATCGCAGTGAACCTCGTTCGCGACTTCATGAACCGCCTGCGGAAGTGTAAAACCTATCGCGACGCCCTTCCCACCCAATCGATTTTGACCATTACCTCTAACGTCGTTTACGGGAAGAAAACCGGAAGTACCCCCGACGGACGTAAAGCAGGCGTTCCCTTTGCACCAGGGGCAAACCCCATGCATGGACGGGATACCAAGGGCGCGATCGCAGCCTTAGCCTCTGTCGCCAAACTTCCCTACGAACACGCCCAAGACGGAATTTCCTACACCTTCTCGATCGTCCCCAAAGCATTGGGTAAAGGCGAAACCGATCGGGCGAATAACCTCGCAGGCTTACTCGATGGATACTTCCACGACGGCGGCCATCATGTCAACATTAACGTCCTCGACCGCGAAAAACTGATTGACGCGATGGATCATCCCGAACTGTATCCTCAACTCACCATCCGAGTTTCCGGTTACGCAGTGAACTTCATCAAACTCACCCGCGAACAGCAACTCGATGTCATCAGCCGCACTTTCCACGAAAGATTCTAA
- a CDS encoding prolyl oligopeptidase family protein, whose amino-acid sequence MSKVKSSVNYPVSLRVDQVDRYHGVEVADPYRWLEDPNSEETQAWIEAQNQVTFDYLQQIPIRQKLKQRLTQLWDYEKYGVPFKEGDRYFYFKNDGLQNQSVLYVLDSLEGEPRVLLDPNQLSDDGTVALSGIAISEDGQLMAYGLSASGSDWQEWKVRNVETAEDLSDHLKWIKFSGASWTKDGKGFFYSRYDEPQESTQFNDINYYQKLYYHRLGTSQNEDILIYDRPDEKEWGFSGEVSEDGRYLIISVWMGTDSKNLLFYQDLSVPESPVVELINQFEASYSFIDNEGSCFWLRTDLDAPRGRLIAIDTEKPQREHWQEIIPETEQVLESIGLLNQSFVVLYLQDAHTLVKVFNLDGALIREIDLPGIGSAGGFSGKRCDRETFFSFTSFTTPPTIYRYNMVTGESTIFRQPQVDFNPDDYETQQVFYLSKDKTQIPMFITYKKGLKRTGDNPTYLYGYGGFNISLTPSFSVSNIIWMELGGAFAVANLRGGGEYGEAWHQAGMRLNKQNVFDDFIAAAEWLIANRYTNPAKLAIGGGSNGGLLVGACMTQRPELFAAALPAVGVMDMLRFPQFTIGWAWCSDYGSPDNPEEFQALYAYSPLHNLKPGTAYPATLITTADRDDRVVPAHSFKFAAALQAAHQGENPVLIRIETKAGHGAGKPTTKIIEEAADKWAFLVETLEVPVSDSPS is encoded by the coding sequence ATGTCCAAGGTTAAGTCTTCTGTAAATTATCCGGTTAGCCTTCGGGTTGACCAAGTTGACCGCTATCATGGCGTTGAGGTGGCAGATCCCTATCGCTGGCTAGAAGATCCCAATTCTGAGGAAACTCAGGCTTGGATTGAAGCGCAAAATCAGGTGACGTTTGACTATCTTCAGCAAATTCCCATTCGCCAAAAGCTGAAACAGCGCCTGACGCAACTGTGGGATTATGAGAAGTATGGCGTTCCGTTTAAAGAGGGCGATCGCTATTTCTACTTCAAAAATGACGGCTTGCAAAATCAAAGCGTCTTATATGTCCTCGACAGTCTAGAGGGCGAACCGAGAGTTTTGCTCGATCCTAATCAACTTTCAGATGATGGTACAGTAGCTCTCTCCGGGATTGCCATTAGTGAAGATGGTCAATTGATGGCCTATGGTTTGTCGGCTTCGGGTTCCGATTGGCAAGAGTGGAAAGTCCGCAATGTCGAAACCGCAGAAGACTTAAGCGACCATCTAAAATGGATTAAATTTTCGGGCGCTTCTTGGACAAAAGACGGTAAAGGATTTTTCTATAGTCGCTACGACGAACCCCAAGAATCAACCCAATTTAACGATATTAATTACTATCAAAAACTCTACTATCACCGCTTGGGTACTTCTCAAAACGAAGATATTTTAATCTACGATCGCCCCGATGAAAAAGAGTGGGGATTTAGCGGCGAAGTCAGCGAAGATGGGCGTTATTTAATTATTAGCGTTTGGATGGGTACAGATTCTAAGAACCTCTTATTCTATCAAGATTTATCGGTTCCAGAATCACCAGTTGTAGAGTTAATTAATCAATTTGAAGCCAGTTATAGCTTTATTGATAACGAGGGTTCCTGCTTTTGGCTGCGAACCGATCTTGATGCCCCTCGCGGTCGATTAATTGCCATTGATACTGAAAAACCTCAACGCGAACATTGGCAAGAAATCATCCCTGAAACAGAACAAGTTTTAGAAAGCATTGGATTGCTAAATCAGAGTTTTGTTGTCCTCTATCTGCAAGATGCCCATACCTTAGTTAAAGTTTTTAATCTAGATGGTGCCTTAATTCGAGAGATTGATTTACCCGGAATTGGTTCGGCGGGTGGATTTAGCGGGAAGCGGTGCGATCGCGAAACCTTTTTCAGCTTTACCAGCTTCACCACCCCTCCCACCATCTATCGCTACAATATGGTGACAGGAGAAAGCACCATCTTTCGCCAACCGCAAGTCGATTTTAACCCCGACGACTACGAAACCCAACAGGTGTTTTATCTCAGTAAAGATAAAACCCAAATTCCCATGTTTATTACCTACAAAAAAGGTTTAAAACGGACGGGCGATAACCCAACCTATCTTTACGGCTACGGGGGATTTAATATTTCTCTAACGCCCAGTTTTTCAGTCAGTAACATCATTTGGATGGAACTGGGCGGCGCTTTTGCCGTTGCCAATTTGCGGGGCGGCGGCGAATATGGAGAAGCTTGGCACCAAGCCGGAATGCGACTAAATAAGCAAAACGTCTTTGATGACTTTATTGCAGCCGCTGAATGGCTGATTGCGAACCGCTATACCAACCCCGCTAAATTAGCCATTGGCGGCGGAAGTAATGGCGGATTATTAGTAGGGGCTTGCATGACTCAACGCCCCGAATTATTCGCCGCCGCCCTTCCCGCAGTCGGCGTTATGGATATGTTACGTTTTCCTCAATTTACCATTGGTTGGGCCTGGTGTTCCGATTACGGTTCCCCCGACAACCCAGAGGAATTTCAGGCACTTTACGCCTATTCTCCCTTACACAATCTCAAACCCGGTACCGCCTATCCTGCCACTTTAATCACAACCGCCGATCGCGACGATCGCGTGGTTCCTGCCCATAGTTTCAAATTTGCAGCAGCTTTGCAAGCCGCCCATCAGGGAGAAAACCCCGTGTTAATTCGCATTGAAACCAAAGCCGGACATGGGGCGGGTAAACCCACCACTAAGATTATCGAAGAAGCGGCTGATAAGTGGGCTTTTCTAGTCGAAACTTTAGAGGTTCCCGTTTCAGATTCTCCAAGTTAA